The Canis lupus dingo isolate Sandy chromosome 8, ASM325472v2, whole genome shotgun sequence genome has a segment encoding these proteins:
- the FLRT2 gene encoding leucine-rich repeat transmembrane protein FLRT2, translating to MGLQTTQWPSHGAFFLKSWLLISLGLYSQVSKILACPSVCRCDRNFVYCNERSLTSVPLGIPEGVTVLYLHNNQINNAGFPAELHNVRSVHTVYLYGNQLDEFPMNLPKNVRVLHLQENNIQTISRAALAQLLKLEELHLDDNSISTVGVEDGAFREAISLKLLFLSKNHLSSVPVGLPVDLQELRVDENRIAIISDMAFQNLTSLERLIVDGNLLTNKGIADGTFSHLTKLKEFSIVRNSLSHPPPDLPGTHLIRLYLQDNQINHIPLTAFSNLRKLERLDISNNQLRVLTQGVFDNLSNLKQLTARNNPWFCDCSIKWVTEWLKYIPSSLNVRGFMCQGPEQVRGMAVRELNMNLLSCPTTTPGLPAFTPAPSTAPPTTQPPTLSVPTPGRSHTPQTPTTARLPTVPAWDGRERATPPVSERIQLSVHFVNDTSIQVSWLSLFTVMAYKLTWVKMGHSLVGGIVQERIVSGEKQHLSLVNLEPRSTYRICLVPLDAFNYRAVEDTVCSEATTHASYLNNGSNTASSHEQTTSHSMGSPFLLAGLIGGAVIFVLVVLLSVFCWHMHKKGRYTSQKWKYNRGRRKDDYCEAGTKKDNSILEMTETSFQIVSLNNDQLLKGDFRLQPIYTPNGGINYTDCHISNNMRYCNSSVPDLEHCHT from the coding sequence ATGGGCCTGCAGACCACACAGTGGCCCAGCCATGGGGCTTTTTTCCTGAAATCTTGGCTTCTCATTTCCCTGGGGCTCTACTCACAAGTGTCAAAAATCTTGGCATGCCCTAGCGTGTGCCGCTGCGATAGGAACTTTGTCTACTGTAATGAGCGAAGCTTGACCTCAGTGCCTCTTGGGATCCCGGAGGGCGTAACCGTGCTCTACCTCCACAACAACCAAATTAATAATGCTGGATTTCCTGCGGAACTGCACAACGTACGGTCGGTGCACACGGTCTACCTTTATGGCAACCAGCTGGATGAATTCCCCATGAACCTTCCCAAGAACGTCAGAGTTCTCCATTTGCAGGAAAACAACATTCAGACCATTTCCCGGGCTGCTCTCGCCCAGCTCTTGAAGCTCGAGGAGCTTCACCTGGATGACAACTCGATATCCACAGTGGGGGTGGAAGACGGGGCCTTCCGGGAGGCGATCAGCCTCAAACTGTTGTTTCTGTCCAAGAATCACCTGAGCAGCGTGCCTGTGGGGCTCCCCGTGGATTTGCAAGAGCTGCGAGTGGACGAAAATCGAATTGCCATCATATCAGACATGGCCTTTCAGAACCTCACGAGCTTAGAGCGTCTGATCGTGGACGGCAACCTCCTGACCAACAAGGGCATCGCCGACGGCACCTTCAGCCATCTCACCAAGCTCAAGGAGTTCTCCATTGTTCGGAATTCCCTCTCCCACCCGCCCCCCGATCTCCCGGGTACACACCTGATCAGGCTCTACCTGCAGGACAACCAGATCAACCACATCCCTCTGACGGCCTTCTCAAACCTGCGCAAGCTGGAGCGGCTGGACATATCCAACAACCAGCTGCGCGTGTTGACCCAAGGGGTCTTCGATAACCTCTCCAACCTGAAGCAGCTCACGGCTCGGAATAACCCCTGGTTCTGCGACTGCAGCATTAAGTGGGTCACGGAGTGGCTCAAGTACATCCCCTCCTCTCTCAACGTGCGAGGCTTCATGTGCCAAGGGCCTGAGCAAGTCCGGGGCATGGCTGTCAGGGAGCTGAATATGAATCTGTTGTCGTGCCCCACCACGACCCCGGGGCTGCCCGCCTTTACCCCGGCCCCGAGTACGGCGCCCCCGACGACCCAGCCCCCCACGCTGTCTGTCCCGACCCCCGGCCGGAGCCACACACCGCAGACTCCCACCACAGCCAGGCTGCCCACCGTCCCGGCCTGGGATGGCAGGGAAAGAGCCACCCCGCCGGTTTCCGAACGGATCCAGCTGTCTGTGCATTTCGTGAATGACACGTCCATTCAAGTCAGCTGGCTGTCCCTCTTCACGGTGATGGCGTACAAACTCACGTGGGTGAAAATGGGCCACAGCTTAGTGGGGGGCATCGTTCAGGAACGCATCGTGAGCGGCGAGAAGCAGCACTTGAGCCTGGTGAACCTGGAGCCCAGATCCACCTATCGGATTTGCCTAGTGCCCCTGGATGCTTTTAACTACCGAGCGGTGGAAGATACCGTTTGTTCCGAGGCCACCACGCACGCCTCCTATTTGAACAATGGCAGCAACACGGCCTCCAGCCACGAGCAGACGACCTCGCACAGCATGGGCTCCCCTTTTCTGCTGGCGGGCCTGATCGGGGGCGCCGTGATATTTGTGCTCGTGGTCTTGCTGAGCGTCTTTTGCTGGCACATGCACAAAAAGGGGCGCTACACGTCCCAGAAGTGGAAGTACAACCGAGGCCGGCGGAAAGATGACTATTGTGAGGCCGGCACCAAGAAGGACAATTCCATCCTGGAGATGACAGAGACCAGCTTTCAGATCGTCTCCTTAAATAACGATCAGCTCCTTAAAGGAGATTTCAGACTGCAGCCCATTTACACCCCGAATGGGGGCATTAATTATACAGACTGTCATATCTCCAACAACATGCGATACTGCAACAGCAGTGTGCCAGACCTGGAGCACTGCCACACGTGA